The following are encoded in a window of Mycolicibacterium tusciae JS617 genomic DNA:
- a CDS encoding type IV toxin-antitoxin system AbiEi family antitoxin: MTTLNWPFVGSEAITKGLLKKHELRAGFRAEFPDVYVPKDAVPTLHQRAVAGWLWSHREGVIAGLTASALHGAKWVDVTDPIELVWQNARRPRGLRTYDMRLRPNEFAVQGELRVTTPERTAFDIARRGRLDQAVARLDALAEATGVSAEDVFAVARVHRGARNLRQLGAALDLMDPGAASPRETWLRLLVIRAGYPRPRTQIPVRSPDGRRQYYLDMGWEDLMLALEYDGEQHRNDPDVYADDIKRSEDIAEVGWTRLRVVKANSSAEVLRRLDRAWRSRLLTDRDIS, translated from the coding sequence ATGACGACACTGAACTGGCCGTTCGTAGGCAGCGAAGCCATCACCAAAGGCCTACTCAAGAAACATGAACTACGGGCTGGATTCCGGGCAGAGTTTCCTGACGTGTACGTACCTAAAGATGCTGTGCCGACCCTGCATCAACGCGCAGTTGCGGGATGGTTGTGGTCACACCGAGAGGGAGTGATCGCTGGGTTGACGGCATCTGCGTTGCATGGCGCGAAGTGGGTTGACGTGACGGATCCGATCGAGCTGGTGTGGCAAAACGCTCGGCGTCCGCGCGGGCTGCGTACCTACGACATGAGGCTTCGCCCGAACGAGTTCGCAGTTCAAGGCGAACTTCGTGTCACCACCCCCGAGCGCACCGCGTTCGATATAGCGCGTCGTGGCCGGCTTGATCAAGCGGTCGCGCGTTTGGATGCTTTGGCCGAAGCCACGGGAGTGTCAGCTGAAGATGTCTTTGCGGTCGCTCGAGTTCATCGTGGTGCCCGTAATCTCCGTCAGCTCGGCGCGGCTCTCGACCTGATGGACCCCGGAGCCGCATCGCCGAGGGAAACGTGGTTGCGACTCTTGGTGATTCGTGCGGGATACCCGCGACCGCGGACGCAAATACCGGTGCGAAGCCCCGACGGCCGGCGGCAGTACTACCTCGACATGGGTTGGGAAGACCTCATGTTGGCTCTTGAGTACGACGGCGAACAGCACCGCAACGACCCGGATGTCTACGCCGACGACATCAAGCGGTCGGAGGACATCGCCGAAGTCGGCTGGACGCGCCTGCGAGTCGTAAAGGCGAACAGCTCAGCCGAAGTGCTGCGGCGTTTGGACCGCGCCTGGCGATCGAGACTGCTGACAGATCGCGATATCTCGTGA
- a CDS encoding Bax inhibitor-1/YccA family protein, whose amino-acid sequence MRESSNPVFRSLPKGQGGYAQFGTGAAGYGAQAVQADPYVTQYPDQQQAGVDRPLTIDDVVTKTGMTLAVVTVVGVISYFLVSQNVGLMMPFVLVGALGGLAMVLIATFGRKQDNPGIVLSYAALEGLFLGAASFLFANLVSNGGPGMIAQAIFGTVGVFVGMLVVYKTGAIRVTPKFTRMMVAALFGVVAIALLNFVLAMFGVGGGEGFGLRSGGPLAIIFSLVCIGLAAFMFLIDFDQADQLIRAGAPAKAAWGIALGLTVTLVWLYLEILRLLSYFNSD is encoded by the coding sequence GTGCGGGAGTCCAGCAACCCGGTATTTCGTTCCCTGCCCAAGGGTCAGGGCGGTTACGCGCAGTTTGGTACCGGAGCCGCCGGCTACGGTGCGCAGGCCGTACAGGCCGATCCATATGTCACGCAGTATCCCGACCAGCAGCAGGCAGGCGTCGACCGGCCGCTGACCATCGATGATGTCGTCACCAAGACCGGCATGACGCTGGCCGTGGTGACCGTAGTCGGCGTCATCTCGTACTTCCTCGTCTCGCAGAACGTCGGCTTGATGATGCCCTTCGTGCTTGTGGGCGCGCTCGGTGGTCTCGCGATGGTGTTGATCGCGACGTTCGGACGCAAGCAGGACAACCCGGGCATCGTGCTGAGCTACGCCGCGCTCGAGGGACTCTTCCTTGGCGCCGCGTCGTTCTTGTTCGCGAACCTCGTGTCCAACGGTGGTCCCGGGATGATCGCGCAGGCGATCTTCGGAACCGTTGGCGTGTTCGTCGGCATGCTCGTCGTCTACAAGACCGGAGCCATCCGGGTGACGCCGAAGTTCACGCGAATGATGGTCGCCGCCCTGTTCGGTGTGGTGGCTATCGCGCTGCTGAACTTCGTGCTCGCGATGTTCGGTGTCGGCGGCGGCGAGGGCTTCGGCCTGCGTAGTGGTGGTCCACTGGCGATCATCTTCTCGCTGGTCTGCATCGGTCTGGCGGCATTCATGTTCTTGATCGACTTCGATCAGGCCGACCAGTTGATTCGCGCCGGTGCGCCGGCCAAGGCCGCCTGGGGCATCGCCCTCGGCCTGACCGTCACGCTGGTCTGGCTTTACCTCGAAATTCTGCGGCTGCTGTCGTACTTCAACAGCGACTAG
- a CDS encoding enoyl-CoA hydratase/isomerase family protein, which yields MDENEDVLVNVSQGFGLITLNRPKAINSLTHPMVNVISLVLTDWADNDDVHTVIVDGAGERGLCAGGDLVALYHSARADGSVARSFWYDEYRLNAQIGRFPKTYVALMDGIVMGGGVGVAAHGSVRVVTDTTKMAMPEVGIGFIPDVGGTLILSRAPGLLGLHAALTGITFGASDAIAMGFADHFVPHDAIAAFKETAIADGVDAALAAHATEPPASQFLAQREWIDRCYAAETAVEIVAALRGHDAEPANDAANLIESKSPISVSVALEAVRRAAKLGTLEDVLRQEYRTTCGALRSHDFEEGIRAQVIDKDRNPKWSPASLAAVTSADVEAYFAPADRELEFS from the coding sequence GTGGACGAAAACGAGGATGTCCTAGTAAACGTGAGCCAAGGCTTCGGCCTGATCACCCTCAATCGGCCCAAGGCCATCAATTCGCTGACGCACCCTATGGTCAACGTCATCTCGCTCGTGCTCACCGACTGGGCAGACAACGACGATGTCCACACCGTCATCGTCGACGGTGCCGGCGAACGTGGCCTGTGCGCCGGTGGCGACCTCGTCGCGCTGTATCACAGCGCCCGCGCCGACGGGTCGGTCGCCAGGAGCTTCTGGTACGACGAATATCGCCTCAACGCCCAGATAGGCCGCTTCCCCAAGACCTATGTGGCACTGATGGACGGCATCGTCATGGGTGGAGGCGTCGGGGTCGCCGCGCACGGCAGCGTCCGCGTCGTCACCGACACCACCAAGATGGCGATGCCCGAAGTCGGTATCGGCTTCATTCCAGACGTCGGCGGCACACTCATACTGTCGCGGGCGCCCGGTCTGCTCGGCCTGCACGCCGCCCTCACCGGTATCACGTTCGGTGCTTCAGATGCGATCGCGATGGGCTTCGCCGATCACTTCGTGCCGCACGACGCGATCGCGGCCTTCAAGGAGACCGCGATCGCCGACGGCGTCGACGCTGCCCTCGCCGCCCACGCCACCGAACCTCCTGCGAGTCAGTTTCTGGCGCAACGCGAATGGATCGATCGCTGCTACGCCGCCGAGACCGCGGTCGAAATCGTCGCCGCACTGCGCGGTCACGACGCGGAACCTGCGAACGACGCAGCCAATTTGATCGAGTCCAAATCCCCCATCTCGGTGTCGGTCGCACTCGAGGCAGTGCGACGAGCCGCCAAGCTCGGCACACTGGAAGACGTGTTGCGCCAGGAATATCGGACCACCTGCGGGGCGTTGCGCAGCCATGATTTCGAAGAGGGCATCCGCGCTCAGGTCATCGACAAGGACCGCAATCCGAAATGGTCGCCAGCATCGCTGGCGGCCGTCACCAGCGCCGACGTCGAGGCCTACTTCGCGCCGGCCGACCGCGAATTGGAGTTCTCATGA
- a CDS encoding enoyl-CoA hydratase codes for MSYETILVTRDNRVGTITLNRPKALNALNSQVMNEVVAAAAEFDSDPGIGAIIITGSGEKAFAAGADIKEMAELSFADVFSSDFFAAWGKFAATRTPTIAAVNGYALGGGCELAMMCDLLIASDTAKFGQPEIKLGVLPGMGGSQRLTRAIGKAKAMDLILTGRNMDATEAERAGLVSRVVPADTLLDEANAVAKTIAGMSLSASRMAKEAVNRAFESTLAEGLLYERRLFHSAFATDDQTEGMSAFTEKRPPTFRHR; via the coding sequence ATGAGCTACGAAACCATTCTGGTCACGCGCGACAACCGCGTCGGCACCATCACACTGAACCGGCCCAAGGCCCTCAATGCGCTCAACAGCCAGGTGATGAACGAAGTTGTCGCCGCCGCAGCGGAATTCGACAGCGACCCGGGAATCGGTGCGATCATCATCACCGGCAGCGGCGAGAAGGCCTTCGCCGCGGGCGCGGACATCAAAGAGATGGCCGAGTTGTCGTTCGCAGATGTGTTCTCCTCGGACTTCTTCGCAGCCTGGGGCAAGTTCGCCGCGACACGGACCCCGACCATCGCCGCGGTCAACGGCTACGCACTTGGCGGCGGTTGCGAACTCGCGATGATGTGCGATCTGCTCATCGCCTCCGACACCGCGAAATTCGGTCAGCCCGAGATCAAGCTCGGTGTACTCCCCGGAATGGGCGGCTCACAGCGATTGACCCGCGCCATCGGCAAGGCCAAGGCGATGGACCTGATCCTCACCGGGCGCAACATGGATGCCACCGAAGCCGAGCGCGCGGGCCTGGTCTCCCGCGTCGTGCCCGCCGACACCCTGCTCGACGAGGCGAATGCGGTCGCCAAGACAATCGCCGGAATGTCGCTTTCGGCGTCGCGGATGGCCAAGGAGGCCGTCAACCGTGCCTTCGAATCGACGCTGGCTGAGGGACTCCTGTACGAGCGCAGGCTCTTCCATTCCGCATTCGCCACCGACGACCAGACCGAGGGCATGAGCGCGTTCACGGAGAAACGCCCACCGACCTTCCGTCACCGCTAA
- a CDS encoding alpha/beta hydrolase translates to MTDTAEAVDEAPPQEEPPPKKPWWIRHYTFTGTALGLIFIWLSLTPSLLPRGPLFQGIVSGAAGAIGYGLGVFAVWLVRFMLSRESSPRAPRWAWLALAGVGVIGQILMIFYFHRWQDEVRDLNGVPRLEFWDYPWCAFVSIIMLFLFVEIGQLIGRLVRFLVRQLNRVAPPRISTVVVIVLLLVLSIALLNGVVVRFGMSALNKTFAAANDETDPEFAAPTSPLRSGGPDSEVTWESLGHQGRVFVSAGPTVDELSEFNGKPAVEPIRAYAGLHSADGIKATAALAAQELQRKGGLDRAVVAVATTTGTGWINEAEASALEYMFNGDTAIVSMQYSFLPSWLSFLVDNENARQAGQALFEAVDALIREMPEAARPQLVVFGESLGSFGGEAPFLALNNLIARTNGALFSGPTFNNTIWTQLTRDRDQGSPEWLPIFDKGENVRFAARSDNLNRPNDPWGHPRVVYLQHASDPIAWWNTDLLFTEPDWLREPRGYDLSGRMQWIPIVTFLQVSADMAVAVDVPDGHGHVYVKDVANAWAAILEPPGWTPEKTEKLRPLLSNDENA, encoded by the coding sequence GTGACAGACACCGCTGAGGCCGTCGACGAAGCACCGCCGCAGGAGGAGCCGCCACCGAAGAAGCCGTGGTGGATCCGCCATTACACGTTCACGGGGACGGCCCTCGGCCTGATCTTCATCTGGCTGTCGTTGACGCCGTCGCTGCTGCCGCGTGGGCCGCTCTTCCAAGGCATCGTGAGCGGCGCGGCGGGCGCCATCGGTTACGGGCTCGGCGTGTTCGCGGTATGGCTGGTGCGCTTCATGCTGTCGCGGGAATCCAGCCCCCGAGCGCCGCGTTGGGCGTGGCTCGCTCTCGCGGGCGTCGGCGTCATCGGCCAGATCCTGATGATCTTCTACTTCCACCGCTGGCAGGATGAAGTACGCGACCTCAACGGCGTACCGCGCCTCGAGTTCTGGGACTACCCCTGGTGCGCCTTCGTGTCCATCATCATGTTGTTCCTCTTCGTCGAGATCGGCCAGCTCATCGGCAGACTCGTGCGATTCCTGGTCCGTCAACTCAATCGTGTTGCACCGCCGCGCATTTCAACGGTTGTCGTGATCGTTCTGCTGCTCGTGCTGAGCATCGCCCTGCTCAACGGTGTGGTGGTGCGCTTCGGGATGAGCGCGTTGAACAAGACATTCGCCGCGGCCAACGACGAAACCGATCCCGAATTCGCCGCACCGACGTCTCCTTTGCGGTCAGGCGGCCCCGACTCCGAGGTGACGTGGGAATCGCTGGGTCATCAGGGCCGGGTGTTCGTCTCGGCCGGCCCCACGGTCGACGAGCTCTCGGAGTTCAACGGCAAACCCGCTGTCGAACCGATCCGGGCCTATGCCGGACTGCATTCGGCCGACGGCATCAAGGCCACCGCTGCATTGGCGGCGCAGGAACTACAGCGCAAGGGCGGCCTCGATCGTGCGGTGGTCGCCGTCGCGACCACGACAGGCACCGGCTGGATCAACGAGGCCGAGGCCTCGGCACTGGAGTACATGTTCAACGGCGACACCGCGATCGTGTCCATGCAGTACTCCTTTTTGCCCAGCTGGCTGTCGTTCCTCGTGGACAACGAGAACGCGCGACAGGCCGGGCAGGCGCTGTTCGAGGCCGTGGACGCACTGATCCGCGAGATGCCCGAGGCGGCGCGGCCACAGCTGGTGGTGTTCGGTGAAAGTCTCGGATCGTTCGGCGGTGAAGCGCCATTCCTGGCTCTCAACAACCTCATCGCGCGCACCAACGGTGCGTTGTTCTCCGGTCCGACCTTCAACAACACCATCTGGACACAGCTCACCCGCGACCGCGACCAGGGCTCGCCGGAATGGCTGCCCATCTTCGACAAGGGTGAGAACGTCCGGTTCGCCGCGCGTTCGGACAACCTCAATCGGCCGAATGACCCATGGGGCCATCCCCGGGTGGTGTACCTGCAGCACGCGTCGGACCCGATCGCGTGGTGGAACACGGATCTGCTGTTCACCGAGCCGGATTGGCTGAGAGAGCCACGCGGTTACGACCTCTCCGGACGCATGCAGTGGATTCCGATCGTCACCTTCCTGCAGGTGTCCGCGGACATGGCGGTGGCGGTGGACGTGCCTGACGGGCACGGCCACGTGTACGTCAAGGACGTCGCCAACGCGTGGGCCGCGATTCTCGAGCCGCCGGGCTGGACGCCGGAGAAGACGGAAAAGCTCCGTCCGCTGCTGTCCAACGACGAGAACGCCTAG
- a CDS encoding rhodanese-like domain-containing protein, translated as MTSILASRIDRVLDEARNRLTRLSAQDVPAALARGAILVDIRPQAQRDREGDVPAALVIERNVLEWRCDPTSDARLPQAVSDDVEWVVLCSEGYTSSLAAAALLDLGLHRATDVIGGFHALKTEGVVV; from the coding sequence ATGACGTCAATCTTGGCCAGCCGCATCGACCGTGTCCTCGACGAGGCCCGCAACCGGCTGACCAGATTGAGCGCGCAGGACGTGCCTGCGGCGCTGGCCCGTGGCGCGATACTGGTCGACATCCGGCCGCAGGCCCAGCGGGACCGTGAGGGCGATGTCCCGGCGGCCCTGGTTATCGAACGCAATGTCCTGGAGTGGCGCTGCGACCCGACCAGTGACGCCCGGCTTCCGCAGGCAGTGAGCGATGACGTCGAGTGGGTGGTGCTGTGCTCGGAGGGCTACACCTCCAGCCTCGCCGCAGCAGCCCTGCTCGACCTGGGACTGCACCGCGCCACCGACGTCATCGGCGGTTTCCATGCGCTCAAGACCGAAGGGGTTGTGGTCTAG
- a CDS encoding cysteine dioxygenase, producing the protein MVSVISAPTRLRPADLLHATDRYADGVLSGRYDGLLPAGGLPANDRWFTRLHGDEELDVWLISWVPDRSTELHDHGGSLGALTVVSGALVETRWDGQAFRRRRLTAGDQAAFPLGWVHDVVWAPDRHTAAPIAPVAPTLSVHAYSPPLTAMSYYEVTDRNTLRRKRTELTDEPEG; encoded by the coding sequence ATGGTTTCCGTCATCTCCGCCCCCACTCGACTGCGCCCCGCCGATTTACTGCACGCCACCGACCGCTACGCCGACGGCGTGCTTTCAGGCCGCTATGACGGCCTCCTGCCCGCCGGCGGTCTGCCGGCGAATGACCGCTGGTTCACCCGGCTGCACGGCGATGAAGAACTCGACGTCTGGCTGATCAGTTGGGTGCCGGACCGCTCGACCGAACTCCACGACCACGGGGGCTCACTCGGCGCGCTGACCGTGGTGTCCGGTGCGCTGGTCGAAACCCGATGGGATGGGCAGGCGTTCAGGCGGCGACGTCTCACGGCAGGTGACCAGGCCGCATTTCCGCTCGGCTGGGTTCATGACGTGGTGTGGGCGCCCGATCGGCACACGGCGGCGCCGATTGCTCCGGTTGCTCCGACGCTGAGCGTGCACGCATACTCACCACCGTTGACCGCGATGTCGTACTACGAGGTCACGGACCGCAACACGCTGCGCCGCAAGCGCACCGAACTCACCGATGAGCCGGAAGGATGA
- the lpqV gene encoding lipoprotein LpqV, whose translation MRRHSRRAAHAVALVIVGTAVGTGCSSGSDSEPATSTPQTTAASERSETPTAAPGEVGVSPDGVTTAVGAPADSTEDEYFKACQAAREWMGQQGGDAKSQLEPYLKSVQSSDAPGPGTFGAPWSALPPPRQAAVIVAAQAAADALCG comes from the coding sequence ATGCGCAGGCACTCTCGTCGGGCCGCCCACGCGGTCGCACTGGTGATCGTCGGCACGGCCGTGGGCACCGGGTGCTCGTCGGGATCCGACAGCGAGCCGGCCACGTCGACGCCGCAAACGACGGCGGCCTCAGAACGTTCGGAAACTCCGACGGCGGCGCCCGGCGAGGTCGGGGTGTCCCCTGACGGTGTCACGACCGCCGTCGGCGCTCCCGCGGACTCCACCGAGGACGAGTACTTCAAGGCGTGTCAGGCCGCGCGCGAGTGGATGGGACAGCAGGGCGGGGACGCCAAGTCGCAGCTCGAGCCGTATCTGAAGAGCGTTCAGAGCTCCGACGCGCCAGGCCCGGGCACGTTCGGCGCTCCGTGGTCTGCGCTTCCCCCGCCGAGGCAGGCCGCAGTGATCGTGGCCGCGCAGGCCGCCGCCGACGCCCTCTGCGGATAG
- a CDS encoding patatin-like phospholipase family protein encodes MAGKRVALALGSGGARGYAHIGVIDELHERGFEIVGIAGSSMGALVGGLEAAGKLDDFAEWAKSLTQRAILRLLDPKITAAGVLRAEKILDAVRDILGEVTIEELPIPYTAVSTDLLTGKSVWLQRGPVDAAIRASIAIPGVIVPHVLDGRLLADGGILDPLPMAPIAAVNADLTIAVSLSGSEAGGDEPEDDGPRATTEWLGRMWRSTTALFDAGQPEESGGKLIDAAKEMSVPRLGSFEVMNRTIDIAQAALARHTLAAYPPDVLIEIPRTACRSLEFHRAAEVIDVGRALAAAVLDGLEKPNPVSSDPSPQTTEEV; translated from the coding sequence ATGGCCGGCAAGCGAGTGGCACTCGCCCTCGGCAGCGGAGGGGCACGCGGTTACGCCCACATCGGGGTGATCGACGAGCTGCACGAGCGTGGTTTCGAGATCGTCGGCATCGCAGGATCCTCAATGGGCGCCCTCGTCGGTGGTCTTGAGGCCGCGGGCAAGCTCGATGATTTCGCCGAATGGGCGAAGTCGCTGACGCAGCGCGCCATATTGCGCCTACTCGATCCGAAGATCACTGCTGCCGGCGTCCTGCGCGCCGAGAAGATCCTCGACGCCGTCCGCGACATCCTCGGCGAAGTCACGATCGAAGAGCTGCCGATCCCCTACACAGCGGTCAGTACCGACCTACTCACCGGGAAGTCGGTGTGGCTGCAACGTGGGCCTGTCGACGCCGCGATCCGGGCGTCGATTGCAATCCCTGGCGTGATCGTGCCGCATGTGCTCGACGGCCGACTGCTGGCCGACGGCGGCATTCTCGATCCGCTTCCCATGGCGCCGATAGCCGCGGTCAACGCCGATTTGACGATCGCGGTGAGCCTGTCCGGCAGTGAGGCAGGCGGCGACGAACCCGAAGATGACGGGCCAAGAGCGACCACGGAATGGCTGGGCCGGATGTGGCGCAGTACGACCGCGCTGTTCGACGCCGGTCAGCCCGAGGAGAGCGGGGGCAAACTCATCGACGCCGCCAAGGAAATGTCGGTGCCCCGCCTCGGCAGCTTCGAGGTGATGAACCGCACGATCGACATCGCGCAGGCCGCCCTGGCCCGCCACACATTGGCGGCCTATCCCCCCGATGTGCTGATCGAGATACCGCGGACCGCGTGTCGCAGCCTCGAATTCCACCGTGCCGCAGAGGTCATCGACGTCGGCCGCGCACTCGCGGCTGCTGTGCTCGACGGGCTCGAGAAGCCCAATCCCGTCTCCTCAGACCCGTCTCCTCAGACTACTGAAGAAGTCTGA
- a CDS encoding patatin-like phospholipase family protein produces MTKRGLVLAGGGVAGIAWEIGILRGIADASPATADALRESDVLVGTSAGSTVAAQLISGLHLDALFERQIDASTTELNPNVGVEEITELFLTAMTQPGSKAEKLQRIGSVALSTETVSEIVRRQVIEHRLPEHDWPERILRISAIDTATGELVALDRNSGVNLVDAVAASCAVPGVWPPVTIGGRRYMDGGVGSTVNLELAADCDVVVALLPQGRTSPSPFGTGAVQEVDNFPGSAFGVFADDGSLEAFGRNPLDPACRAPSARAGREQGRRLAREVAEFLGR; encoded by the coding sequence GTGACGAAACGAGGGCTGGTGCTTGCCGGCGGCGGGGTGGCGGGCATCGCCTGGGAGATCGGAATCCTGCGCGGCATTGCCGACGCGTCACCGGCGACGGCCGATGCGTTGCGGGAGTCGGACGTTCTGGTCGGCACATCTGCCGGATCAACCGTGGCCGCACAGCTCATCAGCGGCCTGCACCTCGATGCTCTGTTCGAACGGCAGATCGATGCGTCGACGACCGAGCTGAACCCGAATGTCGGCGTCGAGGAGATCACCGAACTGTTTCTCACCGCGATGACGCAACCCGGCTCGAAGGCCGAGAAGCTGCAGCGGATCGGCAGCGTCGCACTGTCCACGGAGACCGTCTCGGAGATCGTGCGGCGCCAGGTGATCGAACACCGGTTGCCCGAGCATGACTGGCCCGAACGCATACTGCGTATCAGCGCAATCGACACCGCCACAGGTGAATTGGTGGCGCTTGATCGCAATTCCGGCGTCAATCTGGTCGACGCCGTTGCCGCCAGTTGTGCGGTGCCCGGCGTCTGGCCGCCAGTCACGATCGGTGGTCGTCGCTACATGGACGGCGGCGTCGGCAGCACCGTCAACCTCGAGCTGGCGGCCGACTGCGACGTCGTGGTCGCGCTGCTGCCGCAGGGCCGCACGTCGCCGTCACCCTTCGGCACCGGCGCGGTCCAGGAGGTCGACAACTTCCCCGGTTCGGCTTTCGGCGTGTTCGCCGACGACGGCTCACTGGAAGCGTTTGGTCGCAACCCACTGGATCCGGCCTGCCGCGCGCCATCCGCACGTGCCGGGCGCGAACAGGGCAGGCGGCTCGCGCGCGAGGTCGCCGAGTTCCTCGGACGCTGA
- a CDS encoding zinc-binding dehydrogenase, whose translation MVDTMRAQRLYTDSKTIAVEDVPIPKPGPGEVLVKVAFCGICHSDLSLINGTFPAFLPVVTQGHETSGTIAELGPDVTGWKEGDRVVVAAGRPCMTCANCRRGDVTNCLAIQLMAFAYDGGWAEYTVAQAAGLTRVPDNVPLEQAAILADAVSTPFGAVVRTGKVGIGESVGVWGVGGVGTHIVQLARLVGAVPVIAVDIKPEVLQRATELGADYAFDARDEELAQKIADVTGGRRLDVAFDAVGLKSTFEQALDNLTVGGRLVAVGMSAESPSLGPTSMFGLTQKHVLGHLGYQNVDIETLATLVSLGRLNISRSISEIVALEDVALGIEKLDRQDGNPIRILVQP comes from the coding sequence ATGGTCGACACGATGAGGGCACAGCGTCTGTACACAGACTCGAAGACCATTGCCGTTGAAGATGTTCCGATACCAAAGCCTGGTCCCGGCGAGGTACTGGTCAAGGTCGCGTTCTGCGGTATCTGCCACTCCGACCTCAGCCTGATCAACGGCACGTTCCCCGCATTCCTGCCGGTGGTGACGCAGGGACACGAAACGTCGGGAACCATCGCCGAGCTCGGTCCGGACGTCACCGGCTGGAAAGAGGGCGACCGGGTTGTCGTCGCGGCAGGCCGGCCGTGCATGACATGTGCGAACTGCCGGCGCGGTGACGTCACGAACTGCCTGGCCATCCAGCTGATGGCGTTCGCCTACGACGGCGGGTGGGCCGAGTACACCGTCGCGCAGGCTGCCGGCCTCACTCGCGTACCCGACAATGTCCCGCTGGAGCAGGCGGCGATCCTGGCCGACGCGGTATCGACGCCGTTCGGCGCCGTTGTGCGCACCGGCAAGGTCGGCATCGGCGAATCGGTCGGAGTGTGGGGTGTGGGCGGCGTCGGAACCCACATCGTGCAACTGGCGCGGCTGGTCGGCGCGGTACCTGTCATTGCCGTCGACATCAAGCCGGAGGTTCTGCAGCGCGCGACGGAACTGGGCGCCGACTACGCGTTCGACGCCCGCGACGAAGAGCTGGCGCAGAAGATCGCCGACGTCACCGGCGGGCGCCGACTCGATGTCGCGTTCGACGCGGTGGGCCTCAAGTCGACGTTCGAACAGGCGCTCGACAATCTGACGGTGGGCGGTCGTCTTGTTGCGGTTGGAATGAGCGCCGAGTCGCCGAGCCTTGGACCTACGAGCATGTTCGGACTCACACAGAAACATGTCCTGGGCCATCTTGGGTACCAGAACGTCGACATCGAAACACTGGCCACGCTGGTATCCCTTGGGCGGCTGAATATCTCACGCTCGATCAGCGAAATCGTCGCCCTGGAGGACGTCGCACTGGGTATCGAGAAGCTGGACCGCCAGGACGGCAACCCGATCCGCATCCTGGTCCAGCCGTGA
- a CDS encoding dihydrodipicolinate reductase, producing the protein MALKVVQWATGGVGVAAIKGVLEHPELELAGCWVHSADKDGKDVGELIGEETIGVTATNNVEEILALDADAVIYSPLLPNPDEVAALLRSGKNVVTPVGWVYPSERQSAALRDAAVEGNATLHGTGIAPGGISEKFPLLFSAFSTGVTFVRAEEYSDLRTYEAPDVVRHVMGFGEVPDTALSGPMQKLLDGGFIQAVRMIVDKAGFNADPKVRSSQEIAVATAPIESPIGVIEPGQVAGRKFHWEALVGDEVVVRVTVNWLMGEEKLDPAWTFGSEGQRYEMEVRGNPDISISVKGFQSAVGGEGPEYGIVGTAAHCVNSVPAVCAAEPGIATYLDLPLISGKAAPRLS; encoded by the coding sequence ATGGCACTGAAGGTCGTGCAGTGGGCGACGGGAGGCGTCGGAGTCGCCGCCATCAAGGGCGTGCTGGAGCACCCTGAACTCGAACTCGCGGGCTGCTGGGTGCACTCCGCCGACAAGGACGGCAAGGACGTCGGCGAGCTCATCGGAGAAGAGACCATCGGCGTCACCGCGACCAACAACGTCGAGGAGATTTTGGCGCTCGACGCCGACGCGGTCATCTACTCACCGTTGCTGCCCAACCCCGACGAGGTCGCGGCGCTGTTGCGGTCCGGGAAAAACGTGGTGACCCCGGTCGGCTGGGTTTATCCCAGTGAGCGGCAGTCCGCGGCCCTGCGGGACGCCGCGGTCGAGGGAAACGCCACGCTGCACGGCACCGGCATCGCGCCGGGCGGCATCAGCGAGAAGTTCCCACTGCTGTTCTCGGCCTTCTCGACTGGCGTGACATTCGTTAGGGCCGAGGAGTATTCGGACCTGCGCACCTATGAAGCGCCTGATGTCGTACGCCATGTGATGGGGTTCGGCGAGGTGCCCGACACGGCCCTGAGCGGACCGATGCAGAAGCTGCTCGACGGGGGCTTCATCCAAGCGGTCAGGATGATCGTCGACAAGGCGGGCTTCAACGCGGACCCGAAAGTGCGGTCATCGCAGGAGATTGCGGTCGCCACCGCTCCCATTGAGTCGCCGATCGGCGTGATCGAGCCCGGTCAGGTCGCCGGCCGAAAGTTCCACTGGGAGGCGCTGGTCGGAGACGAGGTCGTGGTGCGCGTCACGGTGAACTGGTTGATGGGTGAGGAAAAGCTAGATCCGGCATGGACATTCGGCTCCGAAGGTCAGCGCTACGAGATGGAGGTTCGCGGTAATCCCGACATCTCGATCTCGGTGAAGGGGTTCCAGTCCGCGGTGGGCGGTGAGGGTCCGGAGTACGGAATCGTCGGCACCGCCGCACACTGCGTCAACTCGGTGCCAGCGGTGTGCGCCGCCGAACCGGGCATAGCCACCTATCTCGATCTGCCGCTGATCAGCGGCAAAGCCGCGCCCCGATTGAGCTAG